In Desulfosporosinus youngiae DSM 17734, the genomic stretch GTCCGTTTCCCGAAACAAGCTGACCGTCGGCTGATGCGCTCCGATCAGGTGAGGATGATACCCCCAATCAGACAGATTCTTCTCAATCTGCTGGAGGGGAAGGCGGGTTACCGCATCCACATCCTTTGAGGGGAGTCCTAATTCCGCATCCCGAACAGCCCCGCCTACAATATAGACTGGGCTTAACTCACTCAGCCTCATCAAGACCTCTTGTTGGAATGGTGTACCGATCATGAAATCCCTCCCCTGATAGTATTAACAAAGCACTGAAATTTTCGGCCCAATTTTTACATGCCATGAGCTTACAGGGCCATATTCTCCATCAAGATCTGACTTTATAGGCCGATCCGTGTGTATCGTCAGTTCCGTGGTCTGGAATTCTTTAATCTTCCCGTTACCTGCTTTTTCACCGCGCAGAACATTTAACAGCAAGCGGATGGTCTCCGGCCAGCCTGCTGCCGGTACAATTAAAACTTCCAGCTTGCCATCCGTCAGTGAAGCTCTGGGAACCAGCTGCCTGAGTCCTCCCACTGAATGACCATTCACCGCCAGAAACAAGACAACCTCTTCATTATAATGTTGTCCGTCTTTTTCATACTCAATGTGAAAAGGCCGGAAGGAAGGAAGAGTTTCGATTCCTTTAAGAATATAGGCTAATTGTCCAAGGGTATTTTTGACACGAGTATCTACTTTTTGGGAAACATCGGTTAAAAGTCCGGCGCTGGCGACATTGACAAAATAGCGCTCATTAACTTGACCCGTGTCCATTCTGAAGATATTTTCTTTGGCAATAACTTTGCAGGCTTCAGGGATACTTTTAGGCAAGCCTAAGGCGTAGGCCAGATCATTAGCAGTTCCTACCGGCAGAATACCCAAGGCAGGACGCTGCTCCTCCGGTATTTTCAGCAGTCCATTAACCGCTTGATGAATACTGCCATCCCCTCCGGCAATCACAAACCGATCAACATCTCTGCTCTGAGAGGCAGCCTGTTCCATATCTTCCGGAGAACAGGCCCGGTGTATACATACTTCATTGCCGCTTTCCTGGAAAATGCGAATAACCGTATCCAGCTGTGCAGTCAGTTTTCGCCGGCCTGCATAGGGATTATAAACTAAACGTAATCGTTGACCCTTCATGAGCTTAGTAATCGACTCCTTATCCTCTTCTTAAGGTGGGTTTTGTCTAAGATTTTAAGTTTTCCGGGTTCAAATCCTCAAGTTCCGGCAAGACAAAACGCCCATCTTTCCGTACCAATCGATCATCAAAGTAGATTTCACCGCCACCATAATCCGGTCTTTGAATGCACACTAAATCCCAATGAATCGCGGATTTGTTTCCATTGCTGCACTCGTCATAACAGGATCCCGGGGTAAAGTGAAAACTTCCGTCAATCTTTTCGTCAAAAAGTGTGTCTTTCATGGGAGTACTAATATACGGATTGACGCCTATGGCAAATTCTCCGACATAACGCGCCCCCTCGTCAGTGTTAAACAAGGACTCAATTCGTTCAGTGTCGTTGGCCATCGCTTTAACAATCTTCCCGTTTTCAAAATCTAAAACAATATTATCGTAAGTGAATCCTTGGTAAAGTGACGGTGTGTTGTAACTGATCCGGCCATTGACGGATTCTTTCAAGGGGGCACTAAATATTTCCCCGTCCGGAATATTAAGATGTCCGTCACACTTTATCGCCGGCATTCCTTTTATCGAGAATTGCAAATCGGTTCCGGGGCCGACAATACGCACCCGATCTGTTTTCTCCATCAGCTCTTTCAGGGGATCCATAGCCTTCGACATTTTCGAGTAATCTAAATTACACACCTTAAAGTAAAAGTCCTCAAACCCTTCGATGCTTGTATTAGCTAACTGGGCCATTGCAGCATTGGGATATCTCAGTATACACCAACGGGTATGCGCTACTCGCTGCTCTGAATGAACGGGTTTTTGGTAGCAGGATGTATAGGTTTTCAGACATTCGTTTGGAACATCTGCCCACTCATTAACATTGTCTCCTCCGCGAATCCCGATATAGGCCTGCATCTCTTTCATGCGGGCGAGATCCCAGCGGGTCATAGCTTCAGCCTGTTCCACCGAGAATTCTTTTAATAGTTCACGTTGTAGGGTATGATTAATGGTAGACAGGAATGGCAATCCGCCTGCCCGGTAAGCAGAACCAATTAAAGCTTGAGCGAGAGGGATATCCGGTCCTATCACTTCTATCAGGATTTTTTCACCTGGCTGAAGGGCGATTGAGTAATTGATTAAGGAATCGGCAAGTTCTTCTATACGCGGATCTTTCACATTAGGGCCTCCTTACAACTCGATTATTAAGAACGTGGTTTGGGCAGGATGAAGGATACGTTCATTATGGAATATTCTTCATGCCGCATAATTTTCCTTTTTAAATTTTAGTCTATCTAAAAGTATGTTCACTGGATTAATTTTTACTCTTATGAATTTAGTGAGCCTCACTGCTTTACTTGGAGGAATTATGAAAACATCATCTAACCTTTGGGAATACCGGCTGCAATCTGAAGACTCCGGTCATAAATATTTGTCTATTCTGCTTCATAAATTTCATTTTTCAGCTAAGTTATTACAGCGCTTGAAACAAGGAGAACGAGTTTGGGTTAATGGACAATTCACCTATCTGACCGCACGTGGGAAAGAAGGGGATTTGTTGTCCATTCAACTCGTTTCCGACGAGGAAGCCAACCTTCAAGGAGAAGATCTGCCCCTTGATATACTCTATGAAGATGACTACCTGTTAGCTGTCAATAAGCCTGTCGGCCAAGTGGTTCATCCCAACCGCCGTTACCCTGAGCACACTTTAGCAAATGCTGTCACCGGTCATTGGGAACGCAAAGGAGAAAATCGCCTATATCGCCCAATCCATAGGATAGACCGGAATACCTCAGGCGTCGTAGTCATCGCCAAAAATCAGTTCGCCCATCAACAGCTTGCCTGGCAGCTCGAACGGGGGCATATTCATAAACGATACCTCGGTTTTGTCGAAGGAGTTGTGCCTGAAGATGAAGGAACGATCGACGATCCCATAGGGTTTGCTCCAAATAGCTTTATCAAACGCCAGATCCACCCCGATGGCATGACAGCCCGGACCCATTTCCGTGTCCTCCGCCGCTATTCCTGCGCCACGTTTCTTGAGTTCATCTTAGAAACCGGACGCACCCATCAAATCCGAGTACATTGTGAAGGATTC encodes the following:
- a CDS encoding diacylglycerol/lipid kinase family protein, with product MKGQRLRLVYNPYAGRRKLTAQLDTVIRIFQESGNEVCIHRACSPEDMEQAASQSRDVDRFVIAGGDGSIHQAVNGLLKIPEEQRPALGILPVGTANDLAYALGLPKSIPEACKVIAKENIFRMDTGQVNERYFVNVASAGLLTDVSQKVDTRVKNTLGQLAYILKGIETLPSFRPFHIEYEKDGQHYNEEVVLFLAVNGHSVGGLRQLVPRASLTDGKLEVLIVPAAGWPETIRLLLNVLRGEKAGNGKIKEFQTTELTIHTDRPIKSDLDGEYGPVSSWHVKIGPKISVLC
- a CDS encoding aminopeptidase, whose translation is MKDPRIEELADSLINYSIALQPGEKILIEVIGPDIPLAQALIGSAYRAGGLPFLSTINHTLQRELLKEFSVEQAEAMTRWDLARMKEMQAYIGIRGGDNVNEWADVPNECLKTYTSCYQKPVHSEQRVAHTRWCILRYPNAAMAQLANTSIEGFEDFYFKVCNLDYSKMSKAMDPLKELMEKTDRVRIVGPGTDLQFSIKGMPAIKCDGHLNIPDGEIFSAPLKESVNGRISYNTPSLYQGFTYDNIVLDFENGKIVKAMANDTERIESLFNTDEGARYVGEFAIGVNPYISTPMKDTLFDEKIDGSFHFTPGSCYDECSNGNKSAIHWDLVCIQRPDYGGGEIYFDDRLVRKDGRFVLPELEDLNPENLKS
- a CDS encoding RluA family pseudouridine synthase, producing the protein MKTSSNLWEYRLQSEDSGHKYLSILLHKFHFSAKLLQRLKQGERVWVNGQFTYLTARGKEGDLLSIQLVSDEEANLQGEDLPLDILYEDDYLLAVNKPVGQVVHPNRRYPEHTLANAVTGHWERKGENRLYRPIHRIDRNTSGVVVIAKNQFAHQQLAWQLERGHIHKRYLGFVEGVVPEDEGTIDDPIGFAPNSFIKRQIHPDGMTARTHFRVLRRYSCATFLEFILETGRTHQIRVHCEGFGHPLIGDDLYSGTKTLLDRHALHSSMYAFLHPSSGLPMVIRAPFPEDLRLLVIKLRDFVATTQE